The Dysidea avara chromosome 11, odDysAvar1.4, whole genome shotgun sequence genome includes the window tgttattaGCAAAACCCTTAGGGGTaacacgctaatgtacaaatCCATGTATAGGGGAgtaacaggggtggatccaggacctgACAAGGGGAgtggcacaaacaggccaagttgtaggtggttggggagagccagattctcttgtttgttgtgaagcagcaaataatacacctcttagtaatatttcactgttgattttactattttggcctttgcagatggttgtgaagtcctaaaaactgttttaaaggctctgaatgtcttaaacaacagcaacatgataattattttagaggcgcttagtacgcaccaaggtgctgggtgacaatttcatatagttatatagtttgactttggtttcaggtgcaAATTCCAtatagtaaaatgtgcatattttcgagagttttataagctgatcttggcctgacataaagtttagtttTTTTAATCAggagtatggctcctccacaaaatGAGGGGGGGGCATTTACcacaaatgccccatcctggatccgctaTTGAGTAAGGATATGGAAATTTTCTAAATCCCTTATAGGTTTGCAAGTATATGATCAGTTTGCCCGTAGACAGCACTACTTGAAGAAAAGGTAAAAAGAGTATAGATACGTGCAATATCAAGTTTCAGGAATAGTTCCAATTGAGAGTGGGAGTGAGAACGAAAGTGtatttgtgcccacatgcaagCTAGGCTTTTACAAATTGAGTATAATAGTCATCTGTGCTTTCCATGCAGCCAACAAAACTCAGTTTGTAATAATGGCAAGTTTCCGCCCTCTAAATAAACGAAATTAAATACAAAAGACCCATGCAAAGGCTTGAATTCGCATCAGTActcaaccaagtacatacatagctatacacTTATTTTGTGAAAGAGCAAAACACATGCACAATACTAGCCCTGTACAATATAACTAAAAAAGGTTTTTACAGCTATAGCCCTATCTTAAAGAACTGAAgggatgtgtgtgtggtggaGGAGAGGGGGGAGGGGAAATGGTGAATCACTGtgacactaataattatttgaaTTGTTGTGTGTTGGGAGCAATTTTAACCAAATACTTGACTGACTGAAAATTGATATCTGGAACAATTTTAAGAAATAGCTTGGTCTATATCTGCAAGGTAGGGTTTACATTGGAAGCAATCGTTTAAAAAAATAGCTGCATGAATTAAAAAGCATGTACATGCAGTGGattacaggggtggatccagacttttgggAAGGGGGGCCAAAATGAAATGGCACTATACAGGGAAGACACaccttagtgtgcaaagcacactgcacactagcatgcaaacctagggggtctgggggcatgccaccccaggaaatgtttgaaaattagaccctctgagaTGGAATTTGAGAGTAATTTCAGTATGGGTTTATCACAATTTTTATAAGACTGTTCACTGTTGTATTGGGACAAAACCACCACAATTGGTGGtgacagtgttgggaaagttactttgtaaaagtaactagttacatattacatattacttgcaactgaactatttagttacagttacatattacccataaaataaagtaactgttataatattacatatgatattactttgtgtccacagccttaagctgtcacgtgtgaaactacctccttatcacgtgacatgattgcgttgttggacaatattcaaatcttggttataagtaagaagctggtgaataagcttcattcagtaggcctcgttacttcgttgtggctaggcgttactcagaggataactaacgagactagtaacttcgttacttgtagtcgTAATATttgactcgttacagtaactatattacttatgtaacgtgagttatattacctgtttttatagcgtatttctttatattactttgttaccacaaaagtaataatattacgtaacgcgttacataagtaacgcgttactcccaacactggtggtGAATACCCtagataaaaaaaaattaaggaTGGGGGACCTCAGTGAGTTATACATTTAGCTAGCATTTTTGTATGCATTAGCTGCATCATACTGTCTACATTGCCTGATACATGCATGCGGTGTGTTAAATTGCAACTTGCTCAAATTATACATATAGCCAGTATTCCAGTGGTGagtacaggggggttgcaatggtttcagctgaaaccccctctgaaaacaGCACACACCCCAAATTACAATCTGATTCGCAATCTTGTAGGTAATAACATTTccaagagttatacatagtgtattatattaggactttttctactggTCAAACTTCTAAAGTCACTACAAAATGCATATAAACATTATGTAACATGTCTTGATGTATATATAGAGATGTTATTACAGTGTACATTACTAACCACAGTTCATTCAAAGTTCAGTTGACTGGCTTCGATAAGTGGTATAGTAGAAATGGTGCATACTGTACAATTGTACTGTTACATCTGTTACTAGGATTGGTGCTGTTGTAAGCAATTCGTCTCTCCTCAGTGAAGTAGTTCTCAATTTGATCTATACAAAGACCGGCAGCCTTGATCTGATCATCAATAAAATTGTCTCCATAGTAATAGTCAGGGAAAACTGTCGCCCGAGCCTTCACCCATACTGGTTGACCGTCTACTAACTTGCTAGCATTGGTAATCCTGTACAGGCGACCTTGTTCGTCAAGAGCAAATGATACTAGCATCACACTATGAAGGTCTTGAAACTCTTTCATGATCTGCTCATTGCTGGGATAATTAGGGAGCTTGGCTAGTGCATTTTGTAGTTTGAGTTCAGTATCACCCTGGTTTTCTCCTTGATGTAGGTACATGATATCAAATGCCGGTTTCACAAAGTTCATTACCATAGCTTTTCCCCCTGGCACAAGTATTCGATGGAGTTCTTTGTAATGCGCAATAAATGTATTCTTTCGTACACTGCATGTGATATAAATGCTCAAAGCCACTTCAAAGGAATTATCATCATAAGGCATATTCCTAATATCTCCAAGGCGGACTGTAACATTACTATGATCTGAAGTAGCTTGTTTAGATGCCTTTACCATCTCCTCACTCAAATCAAAAGCATCAACGCTTTTGGCACCGAAATCCGCTGCCCACTTAGTATAGTTACCTAGTCCACATCCAATATCCACCACTGTTTTGTCTTTGATCTGCTCTGATATGAACTGTTGTACAGCTGGGAAAAGGAAAGCTTCATCAATTGCATGGTCACGTCGGTAGTGATCGACGTAGAGTTCAACTTCTCTAGAGTTATACTCATCAGGCTGACTGCGATCAAACTCTTCTGCCATTCTATCGACTCAGTGACACTGATGAGACCTATGTAGCTGTTCGGTTAGTCTCTCTCGAGAAATGAAGAAACTTCGGAAATCAAGCTATTGTTAACCAATCTCGTTCTGTACAGAATTGCTCAACCGCAAAATTACGTAATACAGGAAACTGGGTTGTCACGTGATCACCGCACAAGCCGTTTTGTCGTGGTCAACCGCGATTTTTCGGCTGTTGTACAGCACCAAATATAAAGGAAATATATAGAAATACaattacactatatatatatatacaactttACAAGTATCTAGTGCACTCTTCAAGTAGTCTCTAACAGTCTCTGCTAGTCTCTTAATGGTTTCTAGTAGTCTCTAATAGTCTCCAGTAGTCTCTAATAGTCTCTGAATCGTCTAGTAGTCTCTAATAGTCTTTAGTAGTCTCTAATAGTCTCCagtagtctctagtagtctctaatagtctctagtagtctctgatagtctctagtagtctctacTAGTCTCCAGTAGTGTCTGATAGTCTCTAATAGTCTCTGATAGTCTTTAATAGTCTCTAGCTAATAGTCTCCAGTAGTCTCTAGTAGTATCTGATAGTCTCTAATAGTCTCTGATAGTCTCTATTAGTCTCTAATAGTCTCCAGTAGTCACTAATATTCTCtgatagtctctagtagtctctaatagtctccagtatagtctctagtagtatgtgatagtctctagtagtctctgGT containing:
- the LOC136239023 gene encoding uncharacterized protein YafE-like translates to MAEEFDRSQPDEYNSREVELYVDHYRRDHAIDEAFLFPAVQQFISEQIKDKTVVDIGCGLGNYTKWAADFGAKSVDAFDLSEEMVKASKQATSDHSNVTVRLGDIRNMPYDDNSFEVALSIYITCSVRKNTFIAHYKELHRILVPGGKAMVMNFVKPAFDIMYLHQGENQGDTELKLQNALAKLPNYPSNEQIMKEFQDLHSVMLVSFALDEQGRLYRITNASKLVDGQPVWVKARATVFPDYYYGDNFIDDQIKAAGLCIDQIENYFTEERRIAYNSTNPSNRCNSTIVQYAPFLLYHLSKPVN